A stretch of the Engraulis encrasicolus isolate BLACKSEA-1 chromosome 19, IST_EnEncr_1.0, whole genome shotgun sequence genome encodes the following:
- the LOC134435566 gene encoding transcription factor Adf-1-like: protein MNMEERLIYAVSLYPELYNSSLSSYKDYSKKADAWRSVSLQSEAPEEDCRRKWKSLRDQFIKEQRRTAMGNGRKWKFTEQMAFLTPFIQCRTSMGNYVVEGEDDTDKEMNNNSGHGSRKMRDGATPPHFPVWPGHKRWELNGEGNEDEMFLLSLLPHLKKLSYEKKCAVKLKFHQLLYEAEFQ from the exons ATGAATATGGAAGAAAGACTAATTTACGCGGTGTCTCTGTATCCAGAGCTGTACAATTCATCGCTAAGTTCTTACAAAGATTATAGTAAGAAAGCTGACGCTTGGAGGTCTGTAAGTCTACAATCGGAGGCTCCAG AGGAAGACTGCCGGAGGAAATGGAAAAGCCTCAGGGATCAGTTTATTAAAGAGCAAAGACGCACTGCTATGGGCAACGGTCGAAAATGGAAGTTCACCGAGCAGATGGCTTTCCTCACCCCATTCATACAGTGCCGTACGTCCATGGGTAACTACGTCGTGGAGGGCGAAGACGATACAGACAAAGAGATGAACAACAACTCCGGGCATGGGAGCCGCAAGATGCGCGATGGAGCAACGCCCCCACATTTCCCCGTCTGGCCCGGCCACAAGAGATGGGAACTCAACGGAGAAGGCAACGAAGATGAGATGTTTCTCCTGAGCCTTCTTCCTCACCTGAAGAAGCTGTCCTATGAGAAAAAATGCGCCGTCAAATTGAAGTTCCACCAGCTTCTCTATGAAGCAGAGTTCCAGTAG
- the susd4 gene encoding sushi domain-containing protein 4 isoform X2: MYHHDIMLKEPFLLRCNLLRVQFCFAAAVLLQEVLAASDVTIGQQFCVDPGFIEHGSRTPSSGVFFVNAVARFRCIQGYRLKGPSKVVCTRFHNGSAGWRPNHRPVCLLEDCLPPYIEDADVSNHTYRPGDFLSVSCHEGFQIRYPDMDNMVSVCQDDGAWDNQPTCQGCLRPLINPHSYMNLSETQFSVPVGTVVQYHCFPGYKLEGAETMECMYNLIWSSMPPRCLDVEVCPLPPMLEHGDYMCHPQPCDRYIHGTVVEFYCDPGYSLANDYKYITCQYGEWFPHLQIYCIKTETTWPGFQDTLLTKWRVGAFTASGVLLALLLVMILKVLQFQCKPQWTIRDPDEDLRDQSIVVVDGVPVLLPTYEEAVSSAAFPPPRIVPPVRLGDILPAGREEGDDEDEEDDDEETQPPEYPGHSEAPSRAPIDTSECETYESMSDNSECGVHSTRASSPNTAAGGGGGNNNPSETERTNAVSSIEGTASTSPSVDIADEIPLVEDETDES, translated from the exons ATGTACCATCATGACATCATGTTAAAAGAGCCATTTCTGCTTCGATGCAACCTCCTCCGAGTACAGTTCTGTTTTGCCGCCGCCGTTCTTCTGCAAGAAGTGTTGGCCGCTTCAGACGTTACCATAG GTCAGCAGTTCTGCGTGGACCCTGGCTTCATCGAGCACGGGAGCCGGACCCCGAGCTCTGGCGTGTTCTTTGTCAATGCGGTGGCCCGGTTCCGCTGTATCCAGGGGTACCGGCTGAAGGGGCCGTCCAAGGTTGTCTGTACCCGCTTCCATAATGGCTCCGCTGGCTGGAGACCCAACCACAGACCGGTGTGCCTACTTGAAG actGTCTTCCTCCTTACATCGAAGATGCAGACGTGTCCAACCACACGTACAGACCAGGTGATTTCCTGAGTGTCAGCTGTCATGAGGGCTTCCAGATCCGCTACCCTGACATGGACAACATGGTGTCCGTTTGTCAAGACGACGGGGCCTGGGACAACCAACCCACCTGCCAAG GCTGCTTGCGACCACTGATCAACCCCCATAGCTACATGAACCTGTCAGAGACCCAGTTCTCGGTGCCGGTGGGGACGGTGGTCCAGTACCACTGCTTTCCCGGCTACAAGCTGGAAGGAGCGGAGACCATGGAGTGCATGTACAACCTCATCTGGTCCAGCATGCCACCCAGGTGCCTTGATGTGGAGG TGTGTCCCTTGCCACCGATGTTGGAGCATGGCGATTACATGTGCCATCCCCAACCTTGCGACCGCTACATCCACGGGACGGTGGTGGAGTTTTACTGTGATCCCGGCTACTCTCTGGCTAACGATTACAAATACATCACCTGCCAGTACGGAGAGTGGTTCCCCCATCTGCAAATCTACTGTATTAAAACCG AGACAACGTGGCCGGGCTTCCAGGACACGCTGCTGACCAAATGGAGAGTGGGGGCGTTCACAGCCTCCGGCGTGCTGCTGGCACTGCTGCTGGTCATGATCCTCAAAGTGCTGCAGTTCCAGTGCAAGCCTCAGTGGACAATACG GGATCCAGACGAGGACCTCCGAGACCAGAGTATCGTGGTGGTGGACGGCGTCCCTGTTCTACTCCCTACCTATGAGGAAGCGGTGAGCAGCGCAGCCTTCCCGCCTCCGAGAATAGTGCCCCCTGTCCGCCTGGGGGACATATTGCCGGCCGGGAGGGAAGAGGGCgatgatgaggacgaggaggacgacgATGAAGAGACACAGCCCCCAGAGTATCCGGGACACAGCGAGGCCCCCAGCAGGGCTCCCATAGACACCAGCGAGTGCGAGACCTACGAGAGTATGTCTGACAACTCGGAGTGCGGAGTCCATAGCACCCGGGCCTCGTCGCCAAACACAGCGGCAGGCGGGGGAGGGGGAAATAATAACCCCTCAGAGACCGAGAGGACCAATGCCGTGTCTTCTATAGAGGGCACTGCCTCCACCAGCCCGAGCGTCGACATTGCTGATG AAATCCCACTGGTGGAAGACGAAACCGACGAAAGCTGA
- the susd4 gene encoding sushi domain-containing protein 4 isoform X1 gives MYHHDIMLKEPFLLRCNLLRVQFCFAAAVLLQEVLAASDVTIGQQFCVDPGFIEHGSRTPSSGVFFVNAVARFRCIQGYRLKGPSKVVCTRFHNGSAGWRPNHRPVCLLEDCLPPYIEDADVSNHTYRPGDFLSVSCHEGFQIRYPDMDNMVSVCQDDGAWDNQPTCQGCLRPLINPHSYMNLSETQFSVPVGTVVQYHCFPGYKLEGAETMECMYNLIWSSMPPRCLDVEVCPLPPMLEHGDYMCHPQPCDRYIHGTVVEFYCDPGYSLANDYKYITCQYGEWFPHLQIYCIKTETTWPGFQDTLLTKWRVGAFTASGVLLALLLVMILKVLQFQCKPQWTIRDPDEDLRDQSIVVVDGVPVLLPTYEEAVSSAAFPPPRIVPPVRLGDILPAGREEGDDEDEEDDDEETQPPEYPGHSEAPSRAPIDTSECETYESMSDNSECGVHSTRASSPNTAAGGGGGNNNPSETERTNAVSSIEGTASTSPSVDIADGKRTAFRLSLSMSTGSLPLHMCRSCVAEGVSEVKTLP, from the exons ATGTACCATCATGACATCATGTTAAAAGAGCCATTTCTGCTTCGATGCAACCTCCTCCGAGTACAGTTCTGTTTTGCCGCCGCCGTTCTTCTGCAAGAAGTGTTGGCCGCTTCAGACGTTACCATAG GTCAGCAGTTCTGCGTGGACCCTGGCTTCATCGAGCACGGGAGCCGGACCCCGAGCTCTGGCGTGTTCTTTGTCAATGCGGTGGCCCGGTTCCGCTGTATCCAGGGGTACCGGCTGAAGGGGCCGTCCAAGGTTGTCTGTACCCGCTTCCATAATGGCTCCGCTGGCTGGAGACCCAACCACAGACCGGTGTGCCTACTTGAAG actGTCTTCCTCCTTACATCGAAGATGCAGACGTGTCCAACCACACGTACAGACCAGGTGATTTCCTGAGTGTCAGCTGTCATGAGGGCTTCCAGATCCGCTACCCTGACATGGACAACATGGTGTCCGTTTGTCAAGACGACGGGGCCTGGGACAACCAACCCACCTGCCAAG GCTGCTTGCGACCACTGATCAACCCCCATAGCTACATGAACCTGTCAGAGACCCAGTTCTCGGTGCCGGTGGGGACGGTGGTCCAGTACCACTGCTTTCCCGGCTACAAGCTGGAAGGAGCGGAGACCATGGAGTGCATGTACAACCTCATCTGGTCCAGCATGCCACCCAGGTGCCTTGATGTGGAGG TGTGTCCCTTGCCACCGATGTTGGAGCATGGCGATTACATGTGCCATCCCCAACCTTGCGACCGCTACATCCACGGGACGGTGGTGGAGTTTTACTGTGATCCCGGCTACTCTCTGGCTAACGATTACAAATACATCACCTGCCAGTACGGAGAGTGGTTCCCCCATCTGCAAATCTACTGTATTAAAACCG AGACAACGTGGCCGGGCTTCCAGGACACGCTGCTGACCAAATGGAGAGTGGGGGCGTTCACAGCCTCCGGCGTGCTGCTGGCACTGCTGCTGGTCATGATCCTCAAAGTGCTGCAGTTCCAGTGCAAGCCTCAGTGGACAATACG GGATCCAGACGAGGACCTCCGAGACCAGAGTATCGTGGTGGTGGACGGCGTCCCTGTTCTACTCCCTACCTATGAGGAAGCGGTGAGCAGCGCAGCCTTCCCGCCTCCGAGAATAGTGCCCCCTGTCCGCCTGGGGGACATATTGCCGGCCGGGAGGGAAGAGGGCgatgatgaggacgaggaggacgacgATGAAGAGACACAGCCCCCAGAGTATCCGGGACACAGCGAGGCCCCCAGCAGGGCTCCCATAGACACCAGCGAGTGCGAGACCTACGAGAGTATGTCTGACAACTCGGAGTGCGGAGTCCATAGCACCCGGGCCTCGTCGCCAAACACAGCGGCAGGCGGGGGAGGGGGAAATAATAACCCCTCAGAGACCGAGAGGACCAATGCCGTGTCTTCTATAGAGGGCACTGCCTCCACCAGCCCGAGCGTCGACATTGCTGATGGTAAGCGCACCGCCTTCCGTCTATCCCTCAGCATGTCCACAGGGTCACTGCCACTGCACATGTGCAGGTCATGCGTGGCGGAAGGTGTCAGTGAGGTTAAGACGTTGCCATGA
- the LOC134435565 gene encoding thrombomodulin, whose translation MAFTLSLSARVSIFLALFSCGNTVTRNCVCKNDVCKAAFTLSSNFHTAKELCEDMGGQLMAVPSQLTNDELKDLLSKTNGEFWIGLRLPHGQCTDVTLPLKGYRWTSDPSVTQYAKWRGHEKVCSSHCVSVSVDLKWTEQLCKLKRAGFLCEKIRIDVCSSFVLEKKESIVFNDLHPRYSTAPCAAGMCEHRCQAKGAGSYTCSCYDGFAVSKKEQHHCVPNNCLDDRCEPSCVGDAESSSCTCQGGYLLHEEHAAKICEDINECEQNSCDDFCYNSLGSYECSCQNGYRLEANGKCVKMKIESNEIDGIGWATRRPDLQLTPSLNYTRHASVGSPGKSIGIIVVVAVGIIGVIFFVRYWKQKIDEPSTSLTSNADDVQVHV comes from the coding sequence ATGGcattcactctgtctctgtctgccagaGTGAGTATTTTTCTGGCTTTGTTTTCTTGCGGAAATACCGTTACGCGTAACTGCGTATGCAAAAACGACGTCTGCAAAGCAGCTTTTACGCTTTCTTCTAATTTCCACACTGCCAAAGAACTTTGCGAAGACATGGGGGGTCAACTAATGGCAGTTCCATCGCAACTCACCAATGACGAGCTAAAAGACTTACTTAGCAAAACCAACGGGGAGTTTTGGATTGGTCTGCGTCTACCCCATGGCCAGTGTACAGATGTGACGTTGCCATTGAAAGGTTACAGGTGGACATCTGATCCCTCAGTTACACAGTACGCAAAGTGGAGAGGCCATGAGAAAGTTTGCTCATCGCACTGTGTATCGGTGTCTGTCGACCTGAAATGGACTGAGCAACTATGTAAACTCAAACGCGCCGGATTTTTGTGTGAAAAGATTCGAATAGATGTATGCTCCAGCTTCGTATTAGAAAAGAAGGAAAGCATCGTCTTCAACGACCTCCATCCACGGTATTCAACAGCCCCGTGCGCAGCTGGCATGTGTGAGCATCGTTGCCAAGCGAAAGGTGCTGGTTCGTATACCTGTTCTTGTTATGATGGCTTCGCTGTAAGTAAGAAAGAGCAACACCACTGCGTCCCCAACAACTGTTTAGACGATCGCTGCGAACCCTCTTGTGTGGGCGACGCCGAGTCCTCCAGCTGCACGTGCCAGGGTGGCTATTTACTTCATGAGGAACATGCCGCCAAGATTTGTGAGGATATTAACGAATGTGAACAGAACAGCTGTGACGATTTTTGTTACAACTCACTGGGAAGTTATGAGTGCTCGTGCCAAAACGGTTATAGACTTGAGGCCAATGGTAAATGTGTGAAGATGAAAATTGAAAGTAATGAAATCGATGGTATTGGCTGGGCAACTCGCAGGCCTGACCTCCAATTAACACCTTCCTTGAATTACACACGCCATGCATCTGTTGGCAGCCCTGGCAAGTCCATTGGTATAATAGTGGTGGTCGCCGTTGGAATTATTGGAGTTATATTTTTTGTACGTTACTGGAAACAAAAAATCGACGAACCTAGCACCAGTTTAACATCTAATGCAGATGATGTGCAAGTTCATGTGTAA
- the LOC134470248 gene encoding complement component C1q receptor: protein MFSLFLLCYAFLAGEVASSQSATLCLPKACFTLYREALPFQEAAKKCEDHGGHVMTTRDKTESDYMEYVLSQFGESTSQLWIGLMLPKGHCTSPNLNLKGFKWIHGEEDTQYSNWRKEPETTCTEERCVVAQASSSVGLKWMDISCKGQHIYLCRNHFKGMCPSLPVLGSWHVEYNVPMSDSPFNHNAFSVWPHGTFATIVCGSTFLYTLCNDINGVYTWSNPGPFCNEQKPRCDHLNGGCTQLCVADESGARCACREGYQLGDDGISCVLKNNCDNAPCAYKCLSKTSGFLCTCPDGFQLAADQINCEDLDECSLTHSCGDDVCINTNGSYTCQCKEGFSLLDGKCHDIDECVQSRCPQGCLNSLGSFSCYCYKGYRSSDRGLSCVDIDECLTNRCEDECTNTLGSFVCSCRPNMKLASNGISCLPDKSEGSHSSHGIDVTLIPSQIPQRSTSPVVNHSPTSSLDSALIHPITHAPFGGTGEPVSDAQLGNSFVLYCILASVIPLIILIFLTAAIVIYRCNRSRSHKKKQSPTADSYCWVSSEPCQIKYFSTLND from the coding sequence ATGTTCTCCTTGTTTTTACTCTGCTATGCGTTTCTTGCGGGTGAAGTAGCCTCTTCGCAATCAGCAACGCTGTGTCTCCCGAAAGCTTGCTTCACTTTGTATCGTGAAGCGCTGCCGTTTCAGGAGGCCGCGAAGAAGTGCGAGGATCACGGGGGTCATGTAATGACGACTCGGGATAAAACTGAATCGGACTACATGGAATATGTGCTTTCACAGTTCGGTGAAAGTACCAGCCAGCTTTGGATCGGACTCATGCTACCAAAGGGCCACTGCACGTCACCTAATTTAAACTTAAAAGGTTTTAAATGGATTCATGGGGAGGAGGACACCCAGTATTCGAACTGGAGAAAAGAACCAGAGACTACTTGTACAGAAGAGCGTTGCGTGGTGGCTCAGGCATCGTCTAGCGTTGGACTTAAATGGATGGACATATCTTGCAAAGGACAACACATTTACCTGTGTCGTAATCACTTCAAGGGAATGTGCCCGAGCCTGCCGGTGCTGGGCTCCTGGCATGTCGAGTATAATGTCCCAATGTCAGATTCCCCTTTTAATCACAACGCGTTCTCTGTTTGGCCACATGGGACTTTTGCTACAATTGTGTGTGGCTCTACTTTTCTTTACACACTGTGTAATGACATAAACGGTGTGTATACATGGTCAAACCCAGGCCCGTTTTGCAATGAGCAGAAACCAAGATGCGACCATTTGAATGGAGGGTGCACTCAGCTGTGCGTCGCGGATGAATCTGGAGCTCGTTGCGCGTGCCGAGAAGGGTATCAACTCGGTGACGACGGAATCTCGTGTGTCCTTAAAAATAACTGTGACAATGCACCTTGCGCCTACAAGTGCCTGTCCAAAACCTCTGGATTCTTATGTACGTGCCCAGATGGATTCCAATTGGCAGCGGACCAGATAAACTGCGAGGATCTTGATGAATGTTCCTTGACTCATTCATGCGGTGACGACGTGTGCATCAACACCAATGGTAGTTACACCTGTCAGTGTAAAGAGGGGTTCAGCTTATTGGACGGAAAGTGTCATGATATTGACGAATGCGTTCAGTCTAGATGCCCACAGGGCTGCCTTAACTCGTTAGGGTCTTTCTCGTGTTACTGCTATAAAGGGTACAGGTCCTCGGATAGAGGCTTGTCATGTGTTGACATTGACGAGTGCCTCACTAACCGCTGTGAGGACGAGTGTACCAACACATTAGGAAGTTTTGTGTGCTCTTGTAGACCAAATATGAAACTAGCAAGCAATGGGATATCTTGCTTACCGGACAAATCTGAGGGCTCGCATTCATCTCACGGCATTGACGTAACCCTGATTCCATCTCAAATTCCACAGCGTTCCACTAGTCCTGTGGTGAATCACTCGCCTACCTCGTCTTTGGATAGCGCACTTATCCATCCGATTACGCACGCACCGTTTGGCGGCACCGGGGAGCCTGTGTCTGACGCACAGCTTGGCAATTCCTTTGTGCTTTACTGTATTTTAGCATCTGTGATACCGCTTATCATTTTGATTTTCCTAACTGCTGCTATTGTCATTTACCGCTGCAACCGGTCAAGGAGCCACAAGAAGAAGCAAAGTCCAACCGCTGACAGTTACTGCTGGGTTTCATCCGAGCCGTGTCAGATAAAATACTTTAGTACTTTAAACGATTAA